The sequence TTTTCCGTGTCTGCCCCATTGGAGATCAGAAGTTCAGAAATTTCCGCAAGCCCATCGTAACTATAAGAAATATGTAATGGAGTTACGCCGCTCGGATCGGAAACATTCGGGTCGGCTCCATGTTCCAGTAGGATCTGCACAGGTTTGATCTTACCATTTTCCACCGCTTTATGAATAGGAAAAATTCCGTTCCCATCCGGAAGATTCGGGTCCAAACCGGCATTCAATAGGGTTTCCAAATAAAATGGATCTTGGATCTCGGACGCACAAAAACCGAGAAGGCCCTTAGTACATTCTTTCAGCTCACCTTTGTTGGGAATCAGATCCAAAATTTTTCTAAACCCTTGCTTGTCTCCGTTTTCGATCTTAGAAAATAATTCTCTTCCCCTTTGTATCGTCTTACGATTCTCAATCCAATTTTTAACCCAAGCTAGCATATGATTCCCCGAATCTATATTTAGAAAATAGACTGTTTGGATCCGGATTTTGATCTTACCTTTATGGAGAATCCAAAAAATCTTGTACCAAGGCAGAGGTCAATTCAGGATATCGATCCCTTCCTTGTGACATGATCGCCTCTCCTAAATAATCACCATGTCCACCAGGCAAGATCAAAAGTCTTGCATTTGGGATCATTCGGACCATCTCGACGGCATGCTCCGGTTTAGGAACATCTCTATCCCCGAGCAGAATCAATGTTGGAATTCCGACAGTTCTAATATCTTTATCGTTAAGATCTTTGAAGTTACGCATTCTAGCAGCATCTTTCTCATACATAGTGTGCAATTTTTGAGGATCCGGATTTACTTTTAGAAACGCATCCTTGAGAGCCTGAGGCATATTTTCAAAAGTAGCATTCTTCATAAAATTCCAAAACATAGGATAGGCTCCTTCTCTCTTTGTAATGGAAGAGGCAAATACAAGCTTACGCACCAATTTCGGATGTCGAATTGCAATATGTAGGGCGACACTTGCACCATTACTAAAACCGAAAATATCCGCCTGCTCCACTTTGAGAAATTTAAGAAGTGCAACAACATCCTCCGCTGAAGTTTCGAAACTAACAGGTCCATTTCTATCCGTAGTTCTTCCATGCCCTTGCTCGTCCAAAGCAATCACTCTGCGATCTTGGGCCAGAATGGGAAGAATTCTACTATAAGTAACTTCTATCGTTGAGCCACCGCCGTTTAATAGAACAAGAGGAATTCCATCCTTCTTACCATGGATCTCATAATACATCTGGATGTCTTTGATAGGAGCGAGACCTTTTTCGATAGGTTCAGATTCAATCTTAGGAGGAATTCCACGAAGTTGAAATGGTTGGTTAGCCGAACAAGCCACCACCGTAAATAGTATAAAAATATAATGTAGTAAATTAGAAACTTTCATCTGAGTTCTCCTTATTTGACTTTTTCGAGATAGTCGGTTAATCTAACCAAATGTGCCAAGGTGCCTTCTTTTCTGGATGCGACACCTTCTCTACCTATGGTTTGATCTAAAAATGCAACCTGTTCTGTAAACGTAAGTTTTGTGTTAGAGGAATCCACTTCTTCAATTTCTACGGAAGCGATGGATACCGAATGGATCTTGCCGCTTAAAATCATATCATAAACGAAAACGATCCTCTGATTTTCAATCAGGTCAGAAAATCTAGCTTTGTATAAGGTCTCTTTTCCATTGGGGAATCGACCATGCAGTATTTCTTCCCCACCTACACG is a genomic window of Leptospira neocaledonica containing:
- a CDS encoding ankyrin repeat domain-containing protein; this translates as MLAWVKNWIENRKTIQRGRELFSKIENGDKQGFRKILDLIPNKGELKECTKGLLGFCASEIQDPFYLETLLNAGLDPNLPDGNGIFPIHKAVENGKIKPVQILLEHGADPNVSDPSGVTPLHISYSYDGLAEISELLISNGADTEKRDNLGKRYLM
- a CDS encoding alpha/beta fold hydrolase, producing the protein MKVSNLLHYIFILFTVVACSANQPFQLRGIPPKIESEPIEKGLAPIKDIQMYYEIHGKKDGIPLVLLNGGGSTIEVTYSRILPILAQDRRVIALDEQGHGRTTDRNGPVSFETSAEDVVALLKFLKVEQADIFGFSNGASVALHIAIRHPKLVRKLVFASSITKREGAYPMFWNFMKNATFENMPQALKDAFLKVNPDPQKLHTMYEKDAARMRNFKDLNDKDIRTVGIPTLILLGDRDVPKPEHAVEMVRMIPNARLLILPGGHGDYLGEAIMSQGRDRYPELTSALVQDFLDSP
- a CDS encoding SRPBCC domain-containing protein: MEKLKVAHEIFSIERIYQSDPGSVYSAWSDIEAKANWFIGPGDWSVVQRKLDFRVGGEEILHGRFPNGKETLYKARFSDLIENQRIVFVYDMILSGKIHSVSIASVEIEEVDSSNTKLTFTEQVAFLDQTIGREGVASRKEGTLAHLVRLTDYLEKVK